One window of Streptococcus troglodytae genomic DNA carries:
- a CDS encoding lysophospholipid acyltransferase family protein: protein MFYTYLRSLLVFLIWAANGNIHYHHRDKLLPEDDNYILVAPHRTLWDPIFLAFAARPKQFIFMAKKELFGNRAFGWWIRMCGAFPIDRENPGTEAVRYPVKMLRKSDRSLIMFPSGSRHSSDVKGGVAVIAKTAKVKIMPAAYTGPRSIKGLLKHDRIDVTFGNPIDISDIKRMNDDGIEEVAHRIEKEFDQMDTEVATFKDDERPSWWSLIYRLPAMVLVAIVLAFTYLFSWFASFVWNPEKHRDKKIK from the coding sequence GTGTTTTATACCTACCTGCGCTCTTTGTTAGTTTTCTTAATTTGGGCTGCTAATGGTAATATTCATTACCATCATCGAGATAAGTTGTTGCCTGAAGATGACAATTATATTTTAGTTGCACCTCACCGTACACTATGGGATCCTATCTTTTTAGCCTTTGCAGCTCGGCCTAAGCAATTTATCTTTATGGCTAAGAAGGAATTATTTGGCAATCGTGCTTTCGGCTGGTGGATTCGCATGTGTGGAGCTTTTCCGATTGATCGTGAAAACCCAGGGACTGAGGCTGTCCGTTATCCTGTTAAAATGCTTAGGAAAAGTGACCGTTCTTTGATTATGTTTCCAAGCGGCAGTCGCCATTCCTCTGATGTTAAAGGTGGCGTTGCAGTTATTGCCAAAACAGCAAAAGTTAAGATTATGCCTGCAGCCTATACGGGGCCAAGATCCATCAAAGGCTTGCTTAAACATGACCGTATTGATGTTACTTTTGGCAATCCCATTGATATTTCAGATATTAAGCGCATGAATGATGATGGCATCGAAGAAGTGGCTCATCGTATTGAAAAAGAATTTGACCAAATGGATACAGAAGTTGCAACTTTCAAAGATGATGAGCGACCAAGCTGGTGGAGCTTGATTTATCGTTTGCCAGCTATGGTTTTGGTGGCTATTGTGCTGGCTTTCACCTACCTCTTTTCTTGGTTTGCTAGCTTTGTCTGGAACCCAGAAAAGCATCGTGATAAAAAGATAAAATAA
- a CDS encoding polysaccharide deacetylase family protein, giving the protein MKYQQYWKKWQTKIFSADNRPNLLFSLLIIGLVLGVLLVKIRPAQKQQRNHIRASNISQKTISTPKPNPTALKSGSNHNNQAEGYAYSAEAVRQMMNNKQASAKQKLVFLTFDDGVDPNMTPKILDVLAQQHVHATFFLVGCNITDKVKPILQRQITEGHALGIHSFSHVYSLLYPNRVGNTQQIVSEVTRTQNALKAQLGQNFKTGVWRYPGGHLSWTGLEAADKQLAAQGIQWMDWNAAVGDAEPLATRPTTVASMLAFLDGSAKIATNPNVQVVLMHDISEKTVTLASLPQIIRYYKDRGYTFAILK; this is encoded by the coding sequence ATGAAATATCAACAATACTGGAAAAAATGGCAAACCAAAATTTTCTCTGCAGACAATAGACCTAATCTGTTATTTAGTCTTTTAATTATTGGACTGGTTTTAGGAGTCCTTCTTGTAAAAATACGCCCTGCGCAGAAACAGCAGCGAAACCACATCAGAGCCAGCAACATTTCTCAAAAAACAATAAGCACTCCTAAGCCTAACCCGACTGCCTTGAAGTCAGGCAGCAATCATAACAATCAGGCCGAAGGATATGCTTATTCTGCGGAAGCAGTCAGACAAATGATGAACAATAAGCAAGCTTCTGCTAAACAAAAATTAGTTTTTCTTACCTTTGATGATGGCGTTGACCCTAATATGACACCTAAAATTTTAGATGTCCTTGCGCAACAACACGTTCACGCTACTTTTTTTCTTGTCGGCTGTAATATCACTGATAAAGTAAAACCCATTTTACAAAGACAAATTACAGAAGGGCATGCTCTTGGTATCCATAGCTTTTCACATGTCTATTCACTTTTATATCCTAATCGAGTCGGTAATACACAGCAAATAGTCAGCGAAGTGACTCGTACGCAAAATGCCCTCAAGGCTCAATTAGGGCAAAATTTTAAGACAGGTGTTTGGCGTTACCCCGGCGGACATTTATCTTGGACAGGCTTAGAAGCAGCTGACAAACAATTAGCAGCTCAAGGTATTCAGTGGATGGATTGGAATGCTGCTGTTGGTGATGCTGAACCTCTGGCTACAAGACCTACAACAGTAGCAAGCATGTTAGCCTTTCTTGATGGCAGTGCTAAGATTGCTACCAACCCTAACGTACAGGTTGTTCTCATGCATGATATTTCTGAAAAAACTGTTACTCTCGCAAGTTTACCGCAAATTATTCGTTATTATAAAGATCGCGGTTATACATTTGCTATTTTAAAGTAG
- a CDS encoding HXXEE domain-containing protein — MTTYVWLFPLLFIFHDLEEIIGFMPWIVKKSDLLKEKAPLLLKAHKDLTTEGFALAVFEEFCLILLVSLAAFCSQSRFLYLIWLGGLIAFNLHLLFHIIQAFILRQYIPAVGTSLLCLPISSVIILNSCHFLHVNVMELFCFGLIGLLIVIFNLLLALRLGKHFSKWLNS, encoded by the coding sequence ATGACTACTTATGTTTGGTTATTTCCTTTACTTTTTATCTTTCATGACTTAGAAGAAATCATTGGTTTCATGCCTTGGATAGTGAAAAAAAGTGATCTTCTTAAAGAAAAAGCCCCTCTTCTTTTAAAGGCGCATAAGGATTTGACAACAGAGGGCTTCGCTCTGGCTGTTTTTGAGGAATTCTGCTTGATTCTCCTTGTCTCCCTAGCAGCTTTTTGCAGTCAAAGCCGATTTCTTTATTTGATTTGGTTAGGCGGACTAATAGCCTTTAATTTACATTTGCTGTTTCATATCATACAAGCCTTTATACTAAGACAGTATATCCCAGCTGTGGGAACGTCTCTTTTATGTCTACCAATTAGCTCTGTCATTATCCTAAATAGTTGTCATTTTCTGCATGTCAATGTGATGGAATTGTTCTGTTTTGGTTTGATTGGGTTACTAATTGTTATCTTCAATCTCTTGCTTGCTCTCAGGCTAGGTAAGCATTTTTCTAAATGGTTGAACAGCTAA